A single genomic interval of Equus quagga isolate Etosha38 chromosome 19, UCLA_HA_Equagga_1.0, whole genome shotgun sequence harbors:
- the SEPTIN3 gene encoding neuronal-specific septin-3, whose protein sequence is MSKGLPETRTDAAMSELVPEPRPKPAVPMKPVSINSNLLGYIGIDTIIEQMRKKTMKTGFDFNIMVVGQSGLGKSTLVNTLFKSQVSRKASSWNREEKIPKTVEIKAIGHVIEEGGVKMKLTVIDTPGFGDQINNENCWEPIEKYINEQYEKFLKEEVNIARKKRIPDTRVHCCLYFISPTGHSLRPLDLEFMKHLSKVVNIIPVIAKADTMTLEEKSEFKQRVRKELEVNGIEFYPQKEFDEDLEDKTENDKIRQESMPFAVVGSDKEYQVNGKRVLGRKTPWGIIEVENLNHCEFALLRDFVIRTHLQDLKEVTHNIHYETYRAKRLNDNGGLPPGEGLLGTVLPPVPATPCPTAE, encoded by the exons ATGTCCAAAG GGCTCCCAGAGACCAGGACGGACGCAGCCATGTCAGAGCTGGTGCCTGAGCCCAGGCCTAAGCCAGCAGTGCCCATGAAGCCCGTAAGCATCAACTCCAACCTGCTGGGCTACATCGGCATCGACACCATCATTGAGCAGATGCGCAAGAAGACCATGAAGACTGGTTTCGACTTCAACATCATGGTCGTCG GCCAGAGTGGGCTGGGCAAGTCAACACTGGTCAACACGCTCTTTAAATCCCAAGTGAGCCGCAAGGCCTCCAGCTGGAACCGGGAGGAGAAGATTCCCAAGACAGTGGAGATCAAAGCTATCGGGCACG TGATAGAGGAAGGCGGTGTCAAAATGAAGCTGACCGTCATCGACACTCCGGGCTTTGGAGACCAGATCAACAATGAAAACTG CTGGGAACCCATTGAGAAGTACATCAATGAACAGTATGAGAAGTTCCTGAAGGAGGAGGTGAACATTGCGAGGAAGAAACGCATTCCTGACACTCGTGTCCACTGCTGCCTCTACTTCATCTCCCCCACAGGACACTC CTTGCGACCTCTCGATCTGGAGTTCATGAAACACCTCAGCAAAGTTGTGAACATCATCCCTGTCATTGCTAAGGCTGACACCATGACCCTGGAGGAGAAGTCTGAATTCAAGCAAAGG GTCCGCAAGGAGCTTGAAGTAAATGGCATTGAATTCTACCCCCAGAAGGAATTTGATGAGGATTTGGAGGACAAAACAGAGAATGACAAAATCCGG CAGGAGAGCATGCCTTTCGCTGTGGTGGGAAGTGACAAGGAGTACCAAGTGAATGGCAAACGAGTCCTTGGCAGAAAAACTCCCTGGGGGATCATTGAAG tGGAAAACCTCAACCACTGTGAGTTTGCCCTGCTTCGAGACTTTGTCATCAG GACCCACCTCCAGGACCTCAAGGAAGTGACACATAACATCCACTATGAGACGTACAGGGCCAAGCGGCTCAATGACAACGGAGGCCTCCCTCCG GGAGAAGGCCTCCTGGGCACTGTCCTTCCACCTGTGCCAGCCACCCCCTGCCCCACTGCTGAATGA